In Persicimonas caeni, a single window of DNA contains:
- a CDS encoding protein kinase domain-containing protein, translating to MLCHQCGSPVSPEDSSCQNCGADLKRKSRRMELRSDGLRRMTQQMRAIKADGRYFPPNEVISERFKLGELIGKGPFGEVYRAEDTLIDAEVAVKIFDPKLIENPVHQEQFLRTARTARTMTQTNVVRVHGSGVHKDHAWVSMQALEGLSLRKVLKMRRNKGEKFTLEELEPIVSQITLAVQHINREFPHGNLKPENIIFLPELIKLTDHYLYAAIDHEMFADRASDSPYVAPELHTPSEEADPRCDVYSLGMLIGEMLFGPDYTPGSPPSDRPEVAGVDALVRRATAFDPSERYPSVEALSEDFVTLVDTGSLLHSSGDEISVPEPAGLAEVSTPPPPPQSAPADELLLEETPSDIAEPIEDDIATREYDRDEPEDPELGDLLETNEVRREELPPPPKGAAAKLEPKEETKTAIKPPPGAKKAEDDSDTSPALIFAGLIALVGLIGAIMWMSSGKEEGQHVEIGDGDEASVEASETPEGEENGDETETADKGDSATEASGKEVAAAAEKAGKTMLAARGKAVVAAKKAEETSAKDDAEGLKDMAEAAAMLKDEKADDGARASTSSESKTSTGDKGQGAAKKASGGAAKKNDKKEEKKAVASGTKCKPGMLLVKSKKGNYCIDAYEYPARGVKPKTNVSWFKAKQLCNAKGKRLCELSEWRRACGSKYPYGRKWDPNKCNTVDEDEFERSLAAAGSFSSCRSWTGARDMTGNAHEWVAEQRIAGGGFDSGPEVASCRYSSPKAPGSGSSNIGFRCCANPE from the coding sequence GTGCTTTGTCATCAGTGTGGAAGCCCGGTATCGCCCGAAGATTCGTCCTGCCAGAACTGCGGGGCGGATCTGAAGCGCAAATCTCGACGCATGGAGCTGCGCTCCGACGGTCTGCGTCGCATGACCCAACAGATGCGCGCCATCAAGGCCGACGGGCGTTATTTTCCGCCGAACGAGGTCATCTCCGAGCGGTTCAAACTCGGCGAGTTGATCGGCAAGGGGCCCTTCGGTGAGGTCTACCGGGCCGAAGACACGCTGATCGACGCCGAAGTGGCCGTCAAAATCTTCGATCCGAAGCTGATCGAAAACCCCGTCCACCAAGAGCAGTTCCTGCGCACCGCGCGCACGGCGCGCACGATGACCCAGACCAACGTGGTTCGGGTTCACGGCAGCGGCGTGCACAAAGACCACGCCTGGGTGTCGATGCAGGCGCTCGAAGGCTTGAGCCTGCGCAAAGTGCTCAAGATGCGGCGCAACAAAGGCGAGAAGTTCACCCTCGAGGAGCTCGAGCCCATCGTCAGCCAGATCACCCTGGCGGTGCAGCATATCAATCGGGAGTTTCCCCACGGAAACCTCAAGCCCGAGAACATCATCTTCCTGCCCGAGCTCATCAAGCTCACCGACCACTATCTGTACGCGGCGATCGACCACGAGATGTTCGCCGATCGCGCGTCCGATAGCCCGTATGTGGCTCCCGAGCTACACACGCCGTCCGAAGAGGCCGACCCGCGCTGCGACGTCTACAGCCTAGGCATGCTCATCGGCGAGATGCTCTTCGGGCCCGATTATACCCCGGGTTCGCCGCCCTCCGATCGTCCCGAGGTCGCCGGCGTCGACGCGCTCGTTCGACGCGCGACCGCCTTCGACCCATCTGAGCGCTATCCGAGCGTGGAGGCCTTGAGCGAAGACTTCGTCACGCTCGTCGACACCGGAAGCCTGCTGCACAGCTCGGGCGACGAGATCTCGGTTCCCGAACCCGCGGGCCTTGCGGAGGTCAGCACGCCGCCGCCTCCGCCGCAGTCGGCGCCCGCCGACGAGCTGCTGCTCGAAGAGACGCCGTCGGATATCGCCGAGCCCATTGAAGACGATATCGCCACGCGCGAATACGACCGCGACGAGCCCGAGGACCCCGAGTTGGGCGACCTGCTCGAGACTAACGAGGTTCGCCGCGAGGAGCTGCCGCCGCCCCCCAAAGGCGCCGCAGCCAAGCTCGAGCCCAAGGAAGAGACCAAGACAGCCATCAAGCCTCCGCCGGGGGCCAAAAAGGCCGAGGACGACTCCGATACGTCTCCGGCGCTTATCTTTGCCGGTCTGATCGCGCTCGTCGGCCTCATCGGCGCCATCATGTGGATGAGCAGCGGCAAGGAGGAGGGTCAGCACGTCGAGATCGGCGACGGTGACGAGGCGAGCGTCGAGGCGTCCGAGACGCCCGAAGGTGAGGAGAATGGCGACGAGACCGAGACGGCTGACAAGGGCGACTCGGCAACGGAAGCCTCCGGCAAAGAGGTCGCCGCCGCGGCCGAAAAGGCCGGCAAGACCATGCTCGCCGCGCGTGGCAAGGCTGTCGTCGCCGCCAAGAAGGCCGAGGAGACGTCGGCCAAGGACGACGCTGAAGGCCTCAAAGACATGGCCGAAGCCGCCGCCATGCTCAAAGACGAGAAGGCTGACGACGGCGCGCGCGCCTCGACGAGCAGCGAGAGCAAGACGTCGACGGGCGACAAAGGGCAGGGCGCTGCCAAAAAGGCGTCTGGCGGCGCGGCCAAAAAGAACGACAAGAAGGAAGAGAAGAAGGCCGTGGCCTCCGGCACCAAGTGCAAGCCGGGCATGCTGCTGGTCAAGTCGAAGAAGGGCAACTACTGCATCGACGCCTACGAATATCCTGCGCGCGGTGTGAAGCCGAAGACCAACGTCAGCTGGTTCAAGGCCAAGCAGTTGTGCAACGCCAAGGGCAAGCGCCTGTGCGAGCTGAGCGAGTGGCGCCGCGCCTGCGGCAGCAAATACCCCTACGGTCGAAAGTGGGACCCGAACAAGTGCAACACCGTCGACGAAGACGAATTCGAGCGTAGCTTGGCGGCCGCCGGCAGTTTCAGCAGTTGCCGTAGCTGGACCGGCGCGCGCGACATGACCGGCAACGCCCACGAGTGGGTCGCCGAGCAGCGCATCGCCGGCGGTGGCTTCGACAGCGGCCCCGAGGTCGCCTCGTGCCGCTACTCGTCGCCCAAGGCGCCGGGGTCGGGCTCGTCGAATATCGGGTTCCGCTGCTGCGCCAATCCCGAGTAA